Proteins from one Podospora pseudoanserina strain CBS 124.78 chromosome 1, whole genome shotgun sequence genomic window:
- a CDS encoding hypothetical protein (EggNog:ENOG503PFHH), whose translation MYTVAMSWDHQSWTSSAHSVAISSTYFSSSKLTVAVLFGCSEEQIARVEDLLASSPEVKSHPLLTVGLFAELHKDRMQEIVKNALYECTAAITELKLDRDAPSVVKRDFKLSRKLRNCRLKTKMAEEEVRTTKGLLEKMIPQVEEEQRLYQSWDDGEFATSTRRFKQRFEEIGIELDALMARCRIMFDDMTYSEELFMNELLSDDAERARDQAKMSTIIAFVAMLYLQITAVATIFAMPVVEFQNDWRDAEPNASKQPVLSSYFWVYLIVSVTLTAFTVFGWWHYARGASKVHNRRMELKRNRKLVEGRGGRQRVTNGFFSGHGEKKKEFV comes from the exons ATGTACACCGTCGCCATGTCCTGGGACCACCAAAGctggacctcctccgcccacAGCgtcgccatctcctccacctacttctcatcctccaagcTCACCGTCGCAGTCCTATTCGGCTGCTCCGAAGAGCAAATCGCCCGAGTGGAAGACCTTCTCGCTTCCTCCCCCGAAGTCAAGTCCCACCCCCTGCTTACGGTAGGGCTTTTTGCGGAGTTGCACAAGGACAGGATGCAGGAGATTGTTAAGAATGCTTTGTATGAATGCACTGCTGCTATTACGGAGCTAAAGCTGGACCGGGATGCCCCGTCGGTAGTGAAGAGGGATTTTAAGCTGAGTAGGAAGCTGAGGAATTGTCGGCTGAAGAcgaagatggcggaggaggaggtgaggacTACGAAGGGGTTGCTGGAGAAGATGATTCcgcaggtggaggaggagcagaggctGTATCAGtcttgggatgatg gggagtTCGCGACTAGTACGAGGAGGTTTAAGCAGCGGTTTGAGGAGATTGGGATTGAGTTGGATGCGCTGATGGCGAGGTGCAGGATAATGTTTGATGATATGACTTATTCGGAGGAGTTG TTTATGAACGAGCTCCTCAGTGATGATGCCGAGCGAGCAAGAGACCAGGCAAAAATGAGCACAATAATAGCATTTGTGGCTATGCTATATCTCCAGATCACGGCTGTTGCG ACCATCTTCGCCATGCCCGTCGTCGAATTCCAAAACGACTGGCGAGAC GCTGAGCCAAACGCCAGCAAACAGCCAGTTCTGTCCTCCTATTTCTGGGTGTACCTGATTGTGTCCGTCACTCTCACCGCATTCACCGTATTTGGTTGGTGGCATTATGCCAGGGGTGCGAGTAAGGTCCACAACCGCAGGATGGAATTGAAACGCAACCGGAAATTGGTAGAAGGCAGAGGTGGGCGACAACGTGTCACAAACGGGTTTTTCTCTGGGCatggggaaaagaagaaggaattTGTGTGA